From the Candidatus Methylomirabilota bacterium genome, one window contains:
- a CDS encoding HemK2/MTQ2 family protein methyltransferase, producing MNRLTRGWTRVWLGMQWPLLRRRVGRHVLERLDGVRLLILPEVFNPTVFASSAFLARAVATLPLADHRKAWAASPDRGEARVLDMGTGSGVGAIFAARRGFRSVGVDINPEAVRCARINALLNQVEDRVEIRHGDLFDPVKGEQFELVLFNPPFFRGVPRSPLEVAWQGTDVMERFAAGLPAALTPGGRALLVLSTEGDADGMLAALKEQALTVAAVARQDCGNEILTIYSASPSR from the coding sequence ATGAACCGGCTCACGCGCGGATGGACCCGCGTCTGGCTCGGCATGCAGTGGCCGCTGTTGCGACGCCGGGTGGGCCGGCACGTCCTCGAGCGCCTCGACGGTGTCCGCCTCCTGATCCTCCCGGAGGTCTTCAACCCGACGGTCTTTGCCTCCAGCGCATTCCTCGCGCGGGCGGTGGCGACCTTGCCGCTCGCCGATCACCGGAAGGCGTGGGCGGCCTCCCCTGATCGGGGCGAGGCCCGGGTCCTCGACATGGGGACGGGCTCCGGCGTGGGGGCGATCTTCGCCGCCCGGCGGGGATTCCGGTCGGTGGGGGTGGACATCAACCCGGAGGCGGTGCGCTGCGCGCGCATCAACGCGCTCCTCAATCAGGTGGAGGACCGGGTCGAGATTCGTCACGGGGATCTCTTCGACCCCGTCAAGGGCGAGCAGTTCGAGCTGGTCCTGTTCAATCCTCCGTTCTTCCGCGGCGTCCCCCGGTCTCCACTCGAGGTCGCCTGGCAGGGGACCGACGTCATGGAGCGCTTCGCCGCGGGTTTGCCGGCCGCGCTCACGCCAGGGGGGCGCGCGCTCCTCGTTCTCTCCACCGAAGGCGATGCCGACGGGATGCTGGCAGCCCTGAAGGAGCAGGCGCTGACCGTGGCCGCCGTGGCGCGGCAGGACTGCGGAAACGAGATCCTCACCATCTACTCGGCGTCCCCGTCGCGCTGA